In the genome of Pseudomonas protegens, one region contains:
- a CDS encoding TetR/AcrR family transcriptional regulator has translation MDEQKALQVVRELIASGQVTDPDSARGKLLQTAAHLFRNKGYERTTVRDLASAVGIQSGSIFHHFKSKDDILRAVMQETIHYNTALMRAELAEAGSVRERVLALIRCELQSIMGGSGEAMAVLVYEWRSLSAEGQAAVLALRDIYEQIWLQVLGEAKAAGFIKGDVFITRRFLTGALSWTTTWFRAQGSMTLEQLAEEALLLVLKDHSHAD, from the coding sequence GTGGACGAGCAAAAAGCCTTGCAGGTGGTACGCGAGCTGATTGCCAGCGGGCAAGTGACCGATCCCGACAGTGCCCGGGGCAAACTGTTGCAGACCGCCGCCCATCTGTTTCGCAACAAGGGCTACGAACGCACCACGGTGCGCGATCTGGCCAGCGCGGTGGGCATCCAGTCCGGCAGCATCTTTCACCACTTCAAGAGCAAGGACGACATCCTGCGGGCGGTGATGCAGGAAACCATCCACTACAACACCGCCCTGATGCGCGCCGAGCTGGCCGAGGCCGGCAGCGTGCGCGAGCGGGTGCTGGCGCTGATCCGCTGCGAACTGCAATCGATCATGGGCGGCAGTGGCGAAGCCATGGCGGTGCTGGTCTATGAATGGCGTTCACTGTCCGCAGAAGGCCAAGCCGCGGTGCTGGCCCTGCGCGACATCTATGAACAGATCTGGCTCCAGGTGCTGGGGGAGGCCAAGGCCGCCGGGTTTATCAAGGGCGATGTGTTCATCACCCGGCGCTTTCTCACCGGCGCCTTGTCCTGGACTACCACCTGGTTTCGGGCCCAGGGCAGCATGACCCTGGAGCAGTTGGCCGAGGAGGCTCTGCTGCTGGTGCTCAAGGATCATTCGCACGCCGATTGA